The following is a genomic window from bacterium.
CCCGCCGGCAGCGCCCCCAGCCCGAAGCCCAGGTACGAGAGGTTCGCCAACAGGCCGTACTCGAAGGTGCCGAGGTGAAACTGGGATTTGAGCAGCACCGCCGCGGCCGGAAGCGCCAGCATCGCCGCGTGCGACACCCAGTGCCCCGCGGCGGTGAGCGTGATGACCCGGCGTTCGGTGAGGTTGAGCATGGTTTCCCGGGGGCGCATGACGGGTGAGGTATAGCAGTAAAATCGGCCGGGGTCAACGGGGCGGCGGTTGTAAACCGGGAGTCGGTGTGGTAGCATCGCCGGGCGGGGCCGCTCTTTTTTTGACATGAAGCGCCCGCAATTCGAGGTGACGAGTTGGCCGACGATAC
Proteins encoded in this region:
- a CDS encoding MFS transporter; protein product: MLNLTERRVITLTAAGHWVSHAAMLALPAAAVLLKSQFHLGTFEYGLLANLSYLGFGLGALPAGFLVDGIGPRRTLYICLGGIALGALVTALADGLVMLAV